In Mycolicibacter virginiensis, the DNA window ATCCTCGACAAGAACGTCGTGGTCGGCCCCGGCGAGATGATCGGGGTCGACTTGGAGAAGGACCGGGAGCGGTTCTCCATCAGCGCCGGCGGTGTGGTCGCCGTCGGCAAGGGCGTGTGGATCTAGCTAGCGGCGATCGCAAGCGCGGCGGAGCCGGGCGCTGCGGGTCGCCGCCATCGGGCCGGGCTAGAACGGTTCTTCGGCGCCGCCGGGGTTGCAGCCGTTAGCGAGCAGGTTCAGTGAGCTCACGTCCGGACGCCACGGCTCCAGGTTCCAACTGGTCTTACCGGGCTGGATGAACTCGGCGAACTGCCAGTGGCACAGGAACTGCGCGCGCATCCCGGCGTTGTTGGCCTCCGGGTTGCGCTTGACGACCTCCGCCCAGGCCTGCTCGCCCTGGCGCAGGGTGCCGGGCTCGCCCGCCTCGGTTCGGCCGGTCTCGGTCGGATAGACCCGCAGGCTCTCCTTTTGGTCATCGCCGTAAGTCACCCACTGGGTGTTCGCGACGTACGGCGCCGCGCTGATGCCCGCGGCCCCCAGGAAGCCGCCCGAGCCGCCCAGGCCACCGGCGCCGCCTTCACCGCCGAGGCCGCCGTCGCCGCCGCGCCCGAACGCCCACCCACCCGCGCCGCCGTCACCGCCGGCGCCGCCGTTGTCGTCCTCGTCGCCCTCGCCACCGACGCCGCCGTCGCCTCCGCGACCCAGCCACCAGGCACCTGCGCCGCCTACTCCGCCGTCGCCGCCGATGTTGCCCTCAACACCGGTGCCCCCGGCGCCGCCGGTGCCGCCGGTGCCTAACAGCATCCCGAGCCCCACGCCGCCGGTGCCGCCGACCGCGCCCGCGCCGCCGGCACCCCCCGCTCCGCCCAGGCCCATGAACCAGCCGCCGGCCCCGCCGTCGCCGCCGGCGGCACCGACACCGCCCAGCCCGCCTGCGCCACCGTTGCCGAAGAATCCTGCGTCGCCGCCGGCACCGCCGATGCCGTCGATACCCACGACGCCGGCTCCGCCGTCGCCGAACAGGAAGCCGCCATCACCGGCGTCGCCGAACCAGCCCCACTGACCGAACAGGCTGGTGTTCACGCCGTCGAAGCCGTCGATGCCGTCGCCGATCAGGTCGCGGCCGAACAGTGTGGCAAACGGTGCGTTGATCAGGCCGAGGCTCAGCTCGCCGAACGGGCTGGCGATCCACTGCTGCAATCCGGCGTGCAGGGGCGCGTAGATGTATTGGTTCACCAACTCGGCGGTGTCGAGTGACTGACTCGGGCCCGGCAGGGCCAGCACGGCGTCGATGACGTCGGAGAACAGCTTGTTGGTAGCCGGATCGAGTTGGTCGGTGAAGGACTGGACCAGCGCCATCAGGCTGCCGAGGTCGAGCCCGCCTGCCGCACTACCGGCGACGTCCACCGGCGCGGCGGCATCGAGCAGCCAGTCCCAATCCGCCTGCGCGGGGGCGGCGGCCAGTAGCGGGGTGAGGCCGACGATCAGGGCACCGGTCGCTGCAGCGGCCGTCCGGGTGGGGGAGAGAGTGCGACCACCGCTGCCGCCTCGCACGCGTGAGCGCATGGCCACCGACCTCCCTGAGTCCCGTTAACAGCTAGAGCTCAGGGAACTATAAGTCAATTGCGTGGCTCGCGGTATCGGAGCCGGGAGTAGCGACTACCAGAGGTAGGGCAGCAATCGGTACCGGACCCGGTGGGTGTATTCGCGGTATCCGCTGAGCTCCTGGGTCAGCAACTGCTCCTCGTCGAGGATTCGCACCACCAGCATGGGCACGCTGATCACCGTGCCGGCCAACCCCCAGTACGAGCCGAGCGCCGGCGCGAGACCGGCCATGGTGACCAGCAGCGAGAAGTACATCGGGTGTCGGACCAGGCCGTACATGCCGGTCGATATCACCGGCTGGTTGTCCTCGATGGTGATGTTGGCCGCGGCGTAGCCGTTCTCTACGACGGCCAGGATGCCGAGACACAATCCGATGACCACCACGACCTGGCCCAGCACCGATACCGCCGTCGGCGCTGTGGACCAACCGAAGCGGTGATCCAGCGCGCTGACCACGAACACCGAACCGAATGCCGCGATCAGGGCGGTGCTGGCCAGCTTCTGCGCGAACCGGGTTTCGGCTTTCGGCCCGCCCCGTAGCCGCCGCTGCAGCACCGCCGGGTTCGTCAGACCCCAATAGATGCAGCAGGCGATGCTGATGACGGCGTAGATCGCCAGGAACACCCAGGCCTGCCAGTAGTCGAAGGTGCCTGCCGGCCAGAACAACAGCAGGCCGTAGACGACCGCCGCGATCAGCCCGTAGCCCACACCTTGACCGATTGCCTTGACGTTCATGCGCGTCTCCTTCTGCGTCTCACCACACATAGGGCAGCAGCCGATAGCGCACCCGCTCGGTGTACTCGCGATAGCAGCTGAGCTCGTGAATCAGCAACTGCTCCTCGTCGAAGATGCGCACGATCAGCAGGGCCATGCCCGGTAGCAGCAAGGCCAGCCCCCAGTAGGAGCCGAGCGCGAGTGGGACACCGGTCATCAATGCGACGTTTCCGGTGTACATCGGATGGCGCACCACCCCGTAGAGGCCGGTGGAGACCAGGGTCTGGCCGGCTTCGACCGTGACATTGGCTGCCGCGTAACCGTTCTGGATGACCACGACCATGGCGAGCACCAGCCCGACCGCCACCAGAGCATCGCCGAGCAGGCAGACCGCCGTCGGGACCGCCGACCAACCGAGGCGGTGATCGACCGCGCTGAGTACGAAGAGGGCGGGAAAACAGATGAAGATGGCCGTGATGACGATCCGTTGCAGTGGCCGCGTCTCTGCCCGCGGGCCGACCTGCATCCGCCGATCCAAGGCGGCCGGATTGGTGCGCATCAGGTAGACGCTGGGAATCCAGGTGGACGCGGCGAACACCGCGAGGAATACCCAGGCCTGCCAGTAGTGCAGTGTCCCGGCCGGCACGAACAGCAGCAGCCCGAAGGCGATCAGACCCAAGGTTGCTGAGAACAAGCCTTTACCAATGGTTTTCACGTCCTCCTCCTCACGTCGTGAGATCTCTGCGTCGGAAAGCCTGCACGCCCAGGCCGATCAGTGCGGTGTCGATCGCCAACAGCACGATCAGCGGCGCGACGGTGAACGTGCCGTCACCGACCAGCGGGATGTGCGCGAACGGTTCGAAGTCGAGTACCCACTGCGGCAGACCGGAGATGGAGCCGAGCAGGTACAGCGCGACGAACCCGGTCAGCACCGCCCACGCGGCGGGCGTGACCCTCGGGACGAGCCCGAACAAGGCGACCGCCACAGCCGCCGGTAGCCAGACCGCCGGCATCTGCACAGCAGCGCTGCCCAGCACCACCGGCAACTGCTCGCCGATGTCACCGGCAGCAGTCCCGTAAACGATTCCGGCCACCAGCCCGGCGGCGAGCATCGCGAACATCGATCCAGCCAGTGCGGTCACCAGATGGCTTGCCAGCCAACGGTTTCGCGACAGCGCTCCGGCTAGCAGCGTCTCGGCGCGCGTCGCGGTCTCCTCCTGGTGCAGCCGAAGTACCAGCGACACCGCGAACGCGGCGGCGACCATACCCAGCATGCTGAAGGCCACCGCGACGAATGCGTGCTCTAATGCCGCGGTGCCGCCGAGTCGGATGACGACGTCGCGGGCGCGGTCACTGCCCACCTCGTCGCCGATACCGTGCACCACGCTGCCGACCAGCAATCCGTAGAGCAGCAGGCCGGTCGTCCACAACAGCAGCACCCCGCGGTCGAGCCGCCACGCCAGGCCGAACGCACCGCCCAGTGTCGGCGCCGCCCGGAGCGGGCCCGGACGATCGGCCAGCAGCCCGGCGCCGACATCACGACGGGCGGCCAGTCGATAAGCCAGCCAGATGAGTGCACCCGTGATCGCCAGATGTAGCAGCAGCACCCACCAGCGGTCACCGGCGTAGGGCCGGACCTGCAGCGACCAGCCCAGCGGCGACAACCAGGACAGCCCGCCCGATCCCGCATCACCCACGGCGCGCAGGGTGAAGGTGCCGGCCAGCACGCCGAACGCGGCGCCGCGGGCGAACCGGGCGCTGGGCGACAGCTGGGCGGCGACCGCGGCCACGGCGGTGAACACCAGCCCGGAGCAGGCCAGTGCCGCGCCGAACGCGCACGACCCGGCCGCCGGCACTTCGGTGGTCAGCAGTCCCGCCGTCCCGATCACGCCGGTGGCCACCGATGCGCCGGCCGCCAACAGCAGTGCACCGGTCAGCCCGGCGTAGCGGCCCACCGCGGTCGAGTCGATCAACTCGGTGCGGCCGGTCTCCTCGTCGGCGCGGGTGTGCCGGATGACGGTCAGAATCACCGCCACTGCGATCAGAAGGTGGAAGATCCCGGCCTTCCAGATGCCCACCGCGCCGAGGGAGTCGTTGTAGACCTGGCCGTACATCGCGCGTTGCGCCGGGCTGGCCATGATGGTGGCCGCCAGGCCGGCGCGGTCGGCGGCGGTGGGATAGATCGCCTCGATGCTGGCGATGTAGACGCTGGCCAGCGGCAGCGACAACAGCAGCACCCAAAGTGGCAGCACGATGCGGTCGCGGCGCAGGTATAGCCGCAGCAACCCCAGCGTGCCAACGAGATTCGATCGGCCACGGCGGTATTGCGGTGACGCGGACTGCGCGACGAGGGTGGTCATGCCCGGACCGTGTCGTAGTGACGCAGGAACAGCTCTTCGAGCGTCGGCGGCTGGCTGGTGAGGCTGCGCACGCCGGCTGCGCCGAGCACCGCGATGAGCTCCGCGAGGCTGGCGCTGTCGACCTGGGCGTGCAGCACGGTGCCGGTGTATCGCACGTCTGCGACGCCCGGGATGCGGGTCAGATCACCGGGGTCGCGCATGAGATCGGCCTGAATTGACGTGCGCCGTAGGTGCCGCAGGGATTCCAGTGCACCGCTTTCGACCACGCGCCCGGCCCGGATGATCGTCACCCGCTGGCACAGCTTCTCGGTCTCGGCCAGGATGTGGCTCGAGAGCAGAACGGTGGCGCCGCGACGGCTCGCCTCGGCGACGCACTGCTGGAAGACGTTCTCCATCAAGGGGTCCAGGCCGCTGCTGGGCTCGTCGAGCACGAGCAGCCGGGCGTGCGAGG includes these proteins:
- a CDS encoding DUF2599 domain-containing protein yields the protein MRSRVRGGSGGRTLSPTRTAAAATGALIVGLTPLLAAAPAQADWDWLLDAAAPVDVAGSAAGGLDLGSLMALVQSFTDQLDPATNKLFSDVIDAVLALPGPSQSLDTAELVNQYIYAPLHAGLQQWIASPFGELSLGLINAPFATLFGRDLIGDGIDGFDGVNTSLFGQWGWFGDAGDGGFLFGDGGAGVVGIDGIGGAGGDAGFFGNGGAGGLGGVGAAGGDGGAGGWFMGLGGAGGAGGAGAVGGTGGVGLGMLLGTGGTGGAGGTGVEGNIGGDGGVGGAGAWWLGRGGDGGVGGEGDEDDNGGAGGDGGAGGWAFGRGGDGGLGGEGGAGGLGGSGGFLGAAGISAAPYVANTQWVTYGDDQKESLRVYPTETGRTEAGEPGTLRQGEQAWAEVVKRNPEANNAGMRAQFLCHWQFAEFIQPGKTSWNLEPWRPDVSSLNLLANGCNPGGAEEPF
- a CDS encoding methyltransferase family protein, coding for MNVKAIGQGVGYGLIAAVVYGLLLFWPAGTFDYWQAWVFLAIYAVISIACCIYWGLTNPAVLQRRLRGGPKAETRFAQKLASTALIAAFGSVFVVSALDHRFGWSTAPTAVSVLGQVVVVIGLCLGILAVVENGYAAANITIEDNQPVISTGMYGLVRHPMYFSLLVTMAGLAPALGSYWGLAGTVISVPMLVVRILDEEQLLTQELSGYREYTHRVRYRLLPYLW
- a CDS encoding methyltransferase family protein, with translation MKTIGKGLFSATLGLIAFGLLLFVPAGTLHYWQAWVFLAVFAASTWIPSVYLMRTNPAALDRRMQVGPRAETRPLQRIVITAIFICFPALFVLSAVDHRLGWSAVPTAVCLLGDALVAVGLVLAMVVVIQNGYAAANVTVEAGQTLVSTGLYGVVRHPMYTGNVALMTGVPLALGSYWGLALLLPGMALLIVRIFDEEQLLIHELSCYREYTERVRYRLLPYVW
- a CDS encoding ABC transporter permease, whose translation is MTTLVAQSASPQYRRGRSNLVGTLGLLRLYLRRDRIVLPLWVLLLSLPLASVYIASIEAIYPTAADRAGLAATIMASPAQRAMYGQVYNDSLGAVGIWKAGIFHLLIAVAVILTVIRHTRADEETGRTELIDSTAVGRYAGLTGALLLAAGASVATGVIGTAGLLTTEVPAAGSCAFGAALACSGLVFTAVAAVAAQLSPSARFARGAAFGVLAGTFTLRAVGDAGSGGLSWLSPLGWSLQVRPYAGDRWWVLLLHLAITGALIWLAYRLAARRDVGAGLLADRPGPLRAAPTLGGAFGLAWRLDRGVLLLWTTGLLLYGLLVGSVVHGIGDEVGSDRARDVVIRLGGTAALEHAFVAVAFSMLGMVAAAFAVSLVLRLHQEETATRAETLLAGALSRNRWLASHLVTALAGSMFAMLAAGLVAGIVYGTAAGDIGEQLPVVLGSAAVQMPAVWLPAAVAVALFGLVPRVTPAAWAVLTGFVALYLLGSISGLPQWVLDFEPFAHIPLVGDGTFTVAPLIVLLAIDTALIGLGVQAFRRRDLTT
- a CDS encoding ABC transporter ATP-binding protein, with translation MRPDNRWPAIEIRGLEKSFGQVKALDGLDLTVYGGEVHGFLGPNGAGKSTTIRILLGLVKADSGTVRLLGGDPWTDAVELHREIAYVPGDVTLWPSLTGGEIIDLLARMRGGIDERRRDELIERFDLDPSKKARTYSKGNRQKVSLISAFSSHARLLVLDEPSSGLDPLMENVFQQCVAEASRRGATVLLSSHILAETEKLCQRVTIIRAGRVVESGALESLRHLRRTSIQADLMRDPGDLTRIPGVADVRYTGTVLHAQVDSASLAELIAVLGAAGVRSLTSQPPTLEELFLRHYDTVRA